From the genome of Syngnathoides biaculeatus isolate LvHL_M chromosome 15, ASM1980259v1, whole genome shotgun sequence:
CCTGCAGAGGTTGTATCCCAGAGGCGATGAGATCGCTTATCATCCGAACCTGGGCCCTTTTTTTGGGGTCAGACGGAAGGAGACGCGGTCCGGGCCTGGTCTCATCGAGATACTGGATCACCGCCAGCTGCAACGTGGACAAAACCGTcagaaatgtcacatttgagaggaaaaagtaacatttttgtcatgactGATTCAATTTTTGGGCGTGACTCACCGACTGACAAAGGGTGATGCCGTCAATTTCCACCGCGGGCACTTGTTGCATCGGGTTTAAAGTCTTGTAGTCCTCCGTAAGCTGCGATGCACAAAACATTCCTGTcacaaaatttcatgttgcacTTCGACTTCGATAGCTCGTGGAAACCTGTACCTGCTGACCTCCATCTTTGATGAGATTGACTGGCACCTGGTCATATTCGATACCTTTCAGGGCGAAagctgacacaaaaaaattaaacgacGTAATAAAGTAAAAGAGGAGTGAAGAGCAGTATGGTGATCtactggttagcatgtctgcctcaccgTCGTGCCATTTGAATCTGTGGCCCcacatttacaaaaaagttAGGTTAAAGACcctaaaccacaggtgtcaaactcaaggcccgggggccagatctggcctgccatgtgagtttatgtggcccgcgaagccaaaccTAGAGTGTTAATTTCCATTAtcattgtaaaaatctgtactacAATTTTACATTGTCATACGTCATAACTGATACTGTTGAGattattacaagcatttttgtgttaccaaatgtgaatagttgaaaaacattacccttgatttatgattccaaaaccagcTCATTGATTGATGATGTAATTGTGATGAGATGACTTccgatatttttgtttcacaatcataacggccctctgatgggaaccggaacaacaatgtggcccacgagaaaactaagtttgacacccctgccctaaaCAGTCCATATATGTAAATGATTTTCATAGATGTAAATGGATGTGTGCGTGCCTTGTGATTGCAtagcgaccagtccggggtaAACGTCGCCTCCTGTCCAAAATCACCCGGATTAAGCTAATCGAcggttgtcaaactcaagccccgggggccagatccgacatgatttgtgatttttacgtggcccgcgaaggcaaatcttgTGTCAACTCCCATGATACTTGTGAAaacctggaccaaaatttcaagttgtcataTCATAATGTTGAGACAACGtgaataatagttgaaaaatccattacccTTGATCCAAAGCTAGTTGATACATTTTGTGTTAAACCGGTCGAGGCTGGAAAGTGGACAAATATGTATAGCTTACCGATGCGTACCCGCCACGAGCAGGAGCTTCTGAAGTATCCATGCAAGACGGGCtggatgaaaacaacaaaaggacATTGTTTTCATTGACATTTAAATAAAGCTCGTGCTCCGAATCAtccttttttaatttcaccTTGGTTTGCTCAGACATTGCTGCTCTCAGTCAAGTTTGCACACTGTAAATAAAAGTTCTACCCAGATGAGCGGAGCCACGTCCTCTGACAACCAATAGGACGCGCTCCTCGCATCCCTCCTACCTACCCTTTGGTCCATGACCAGGCAAAATTAGGGTCGCATCTGCCAACACGCACTAAAAGGAGAAACTAACAAACAGCGACGCTTATTAGTTGCAATACCTTTGCCAGGAGAACGCAGGACAAGCGCATAGTCGGGGACggggtaggttttttttttttttttttttttcaagcttccTTATTAGTGTCGTTGTGAACGCGTCCCACTCTTTTCGTTCCAAAACGTGTTATTGTGCCCTCTCCATTCGAGAagaaggaaacttttttttttcgtgaacgGACTGAActgaatcagtttatgaaattaAGCTTGGCCGCTGGGAGCGGAAACGGAACTGCCGAAGCGTTCTGAAACCTGGGGGAATGGCCAATGAGCAGACAGCGTGTAGGCGGGCGCGGCACCTCATTCGACGTTCTGCCTCGTGATTTGCGATTCGCGGGCGTTGTCGCTCACTTCGGCCGATGACCAATGAGGAACCGGCATACGTTTACCACAGTCGTGAGCGcgattgttgtttttctctatgtgccccgcgagtggctggcaaccacttcagataGTTGTGATAGACTCCagggctcccgcgacccttgtgaggatacgcggcttagaaaatgaatggaatttttttttttttacaagatgaCCCAAACTGATCTTGTTGAATATGGTAAATATCGTAGTACCGCCTTCTTCCAGAAGGAGGTCGTGTAAcgacttacaaaaaaaaaaaaaaaaaaatagcgatgatgaataatgcaaatattattctttttgttttttaacagagCCGGGGTGTAAAAGACTGCGTCTCGCTATTTTGCTGAGGCTGCACTGCAGCGTCTATTCACAGGCGCGATCCCACTACTGAGCGGCACGGGGGCTTTGACCTGCTCCGTTTCCGACCTCGGCCGGTGCACCCCTCCTTAGGCGACCTGGTGCTCCCGAGCTCACCCGGGAGCGCCATATCGATACCGAACTTAACGCGGACGCCCGCTCGACATAGTCCGCCGCAGCTCAGAACTCCTGAGCTCAAACGATCCGCCAGCCTCAGCCTCCCAGTGACTTGGATTACAGGTACGCGCCACCGCACCCAGCGAGTGTGAGCATCGCTGTCGTGGGTTTTGACCTCAACTGACCTGATGTCATCCGAAGCTATGGCGACATCTAGTGGTCTCCATATACAATCTTTCCCCCATCATGGTGGTTTTTATAATATCTTCATGGTGGCTATAACCCTGATTACAAATATTTCAATCTTGTTGGTTTAAGGTATCGCATATGTTCCTCTTTTTACTAGTTGACCCAAACTGGGCTTGTTGAATTTTAATATGGTACACATCGTT
Proteins encoded in this window:
- the gstz1 gene encoding maleylacetoacetate isomerase isoform X1, translating into MRLSCVLLAKPVLHGYFRSSCSWRVRIAFALKGIEYDQVPVNLIKDGGQQLTEDYKTLNPMQQVPAVEIDGITLCQSLAVIQYLDETRPGPRLLPSDPKKRAQVRMISDLIASGIQPLQNLHVIQKIGAEKVQWAQYFIKRGFEALEPLLKQTAGKYCVGDEISMADICLVPQVYNAERFKVDMSLFPTIQRLNQTLAEVDAFQVSHPSCQPDTPVDLRA
- the gstz1 gene encoding maleylacetoacetate isomerase isoform X2 — protein: MSEQTKPVLHGYFRSSCSWRVRIAFALKGIEYDQVPVNLIKDGGQQLTEDYKTLNPMQQVPAVEIDGITLCQSLAVIQYLDETRPGPRLLPSDPKKRAQVRMISDLIASGIQPLQNLHVIQKIGAEKVQWAQYFIKRGFEALEPLLKQTAGKYCVGDEISMADICLVPQVYNAERFKVDMSLFPTIQRLNQTLAEVDAFQVSHPSCQPDTPVDLRA